One Aneurinibacillus migulanus genomic region harbors:
- a CDS encoding class II histone deacetylase, which produces MKPTGFIFHEDYVKHDTGTQVYSFPDGGTMNVGLEFENHHRVRYIKEMLEKSGLLQQMHSVIPEPARDEDLLRVHTERHLAHIRDTAAKGLRVFGPEAYGCPVSEEVARLSAGGAIKAVDIAMGEESGLTQAYALIRPPGHHASSDQAMGFCLYNNVAVAARYAQAKYGLSRVAIIDWDVHHGNGTQDIFYEDDSVLFISLHEAQNFPSDTGDVTETGAGKGEGYTVNVPLPSATGEAGYRHAFEQVVLPVLEEYRPELVLISAGQDPNGMDPLSRMMVMRPGFRYMARTLRELAERVCDGRVVVLQEGGYSLPYLPIATLGVIEGLMDCEVDFQDPHSIPERPLMEEAIQAVQKSRHALAPYWNHLHDTQTAHK; this is translated from the coding sequence ATGAAACCAACTGGATTTATTTTTCATGAAGATTACGTGAAACATGATACAGGTACGCAGGTATACTCGTTTCCAGATGGAGGCACAATGAATGTTGGACTTGAGTTCGAGAATCATCACCGTGTCCGTTATATTAAAGAAATGCTAGAGAAAAGCGGTCTACTCCAGCAGATGCACTCGGTTATCCCTGAGCCTGCACGTGATGAAGATTTGCTTCGTGTACATACAGAACGCCATCTTGCACATATTCGTGATACAGCCGCAAAAGGCCTGCGTGTATTCGGACCGGAAGCGTATGGCTGCCCGGTATCGGAGGAGGTTGCGCGTTTGTCGGCAGGCGGCGCGATAAAGGCTGTAGATATCGCGATGGGTGAAGAATCAGGTCTGACACAGGCATATGCATTAATCCGTCCTCCGGGACACCATGCTTCTAGCGACCAGGCGATGGGATTTTGCTTATATAATAACGTGGCGGTGGCGGCGCGTTATGCGCAGGCCAAGTATGGGTTGAGCAGGGTAGCGATTATCGACTGGGATGTGCATCACGGCAATGGCACGCAGGATATTTTTTATGAGGATGACAGTGTTCTCTTTATTTCATTGCATGAAGCGCAAAATTTTCCGTCGGATACGGGCGATGTTACGGAGACGGGTGCAGGGAAAGGTGAAGGCTATACTGTGAATGTTCCATTGCCGTCCGCCACAGGAGAAGCGGGATATCGGCATGCATTCGAACAAGTCGTACTTCCTGTACTCGAAGAATATCGTCCAGAGCTGGTGCTTATCTCAGCCGGACAAGATCCGAATGGAATGGATCCGCTATCACGCATGATGGTCATGCGTCCCGGCTTCCGTTATATGGCACGAACGCTGCGCGAGCTGGCAGAGCGGGTGTGTGATGGGCGTGTCGTTGTATTGCAGGAGGGTGGCTATAGTCTTCCATATCTTCCAATTGCTACGCTTGGTGTAATCGAAGGGCTTATGGATTGTGAAGTTGATTTCCAAGATCCGCATTCAATTCCGGAGCGTCCGCTGATGGAAGAGGCCATACAGGCGGTGCAAAAGAGTCGGCACGCGCTTGCCCCGTATTGGAATCATTTGCACGATACACAGACTGCACATAAATAG
- a CDS encoding glycosyltransferase, producing MLAACNEGERIAQTLRSLQENNYVNFEAVAVINRSKDKTDKMIR from the coding sequence ATACTTGCTGCGTGCAACGAAGGAGAAAGAATTGCGCAAACACTCCGTTCATTACAAGAAAATAATTATGTAAACTTTGAGGCGGTTGCAGTCATTAATCGTTCCAAGGATAAAACAGATAAAATGATTCGTTAA
- the pepF gene encoding oligoendopeptidase F — MKRKVITTMTAATLAASALNISFIPLHSHAVYAAEATKGMQVPEYRSRVDIPAQYKWRLEDIYANRAAWEADVKKLTQMADAFSKHQGKIGQSAGTLLQSLNDLSDLMRLRDKVHVYASMGFDVNSSNSQLQEIMDKAEKSSALTAEKTSWFTPEVLAIPQDKMKNYLAVKELAPYKTFLEDLERTKPHTLTKELEELLAQFSPLDQNPESTYSMLSKDVKFPKIKDETGKEVQLTRANFVSYMENKNRSVRKAAFEAYYKTLEGFQDTFAQTLAGKVKSNNTYAKARKYPNALEASLTPNHIPSKVYDELIDSVNKGLPQLHRYMELKKKMLGLKELHMYDIYTPNTEANQAYIPYEEAKNMVLEGLKPMGDDYGKALGEAFKNGWVDVYATDDKRSGAYQSGAYDTHPYVLLNYQGTHNDVFTIAHELGHAMHTYYTNKTQPYMTSNYPIFTAEVASTLNEALLFDSLYAKAKTKQEKMYLLNQRLENFRTTLFRQTQFAEFEKLIHEKEQAGESLNAEALKKMYFDINKKYYGPSVVDDQEIAMEWARIPHFYYNFYVYQYATSFAASTALAKQVQKEGRPAVDRIREKFLSAGNSAAPIDVLKAAGVDVSTSKPIDDAMNVFAETLDELERLVNQK, encoded by the coding sequence ATGAAGCGAAAAGTGATTACTACGATGACTGCGGCTACACTGGCGGCATCCGCCCTGAACATTTCGTTTATTCCATTACACTCACATGCAGTTTATGCGGCAGAGGCGACCAAAGGAATGCAGGTTCCGGAGTATAGGTCACGAGTGGACATCCCGGCACAATATAAGTGGAGGCTGGAGGATATTTATGCGAACAGGGCAGCGTGGGAAGCGGACGTCAAAAAGCTGACACAGATGGCCGATGCGTTTTCAAAGCATCAGGGGAAAATCGGACAATCCGCTGGAACGCTTCTGCAATCGTTGAACGATTTAAGCGATTTGATGCGGCTGCGCGACAAGGTGCATGTGTATGCTTCTATGGGATTCGATGTGAATTCATCCAACTCACAGTTGCAGGAAATAATGGATAAGGCTGAAAAATCAAGTGCGCTGACCGCCGAGAAAACGTCCTGGTTTACGCCGGAAGTGCTGGCCATTCCGCAGGATAAAATGAAGAATTATTTGGCAGTGAAAGAACTCGCCCCATATAAAACGTTTCTCGAAGACCTGGAGCGAACCAAGCCGCATACGCTTACGAAAGAATTGGAAGAGCTGCTGGCTCAGTTCTCGCCTCTGGATCAAAACCCGGAAAGCACCTATTCGATGCTTAGCAAAGATGTAAAATTTCCGAAAATTAAAGACGAAACAGGCAAAGAGGTACAACTCACACGCGCTAATTTCGTTTCATATATGGAAAATAAAAATCGTAGTGTACGCAAAGCGGCTTTTGAAGCGTATTATAAGACGCTGGAAGGCTTCCAGGATACATTCGCCCAAACGCTTGCAGGTAAAGTAAAATCAAATAATACATATGCCAAAGCCCGCAAATACCCGAATGCGCTTGAGGCAAGCCTGACTCCCAATCATATTCCATCGAAAGTATATGATGAGCTAATCGATAGCGTTAACAAAGGCTTGCCGCAGCTTCATCGCTACATGGAATTGAAGAAGAAGATGCTTGGCTTAAAAGAGCTGCATATGTATGACATCTATACGCCGAATACGGAAGCGAATCAAGCCTATATTCCATATGAAGAAGCGAAGAACATGGTACTCGAAGGCTTGAAGCCGATGGGAGACGACTATGGCAAGGCGCTCGGAGAGGCGTTCAAAAATGGTTGGGTCGATGTATATGCCACTGACGATAAGCGTTCAGGTGCATATCAATCCGGCGCGTATGATACACATCCGTACGTATTGCTAAACTACCAGGGCACCCATAACGATGTATTTACAATTGCGCATGAACTTGGTCACGCGATGCATACGTATTACACGAATAAAACGCAACCGTATATGACGTCCAACTATCCGATTTTTACAGCGGAAGTGGCCTCTACTCTAAACGAAGCCCTGTTGTTCGATAGCTTGTACGCTAAAGCCAAGACGAAGCAGGAGAAGATGTATTTATTGAACCAACGTCTGGAAAATTTCCGGACCACGCTGTTCCGTCAGACGCAATTCGCCGAATTTGAGAAGCTAATCCATGAAAAGGAGCAGGCAGGCGAGTCTCTGAACGCGGAGGCGCTGAAAAAGATGTATTTTGATATTAATAAAAAATACTATGGTCCATCGGTGGTTGATGATCAAGAAATTGCAATGGAATGGGCACGTATTCCGCATTTTTATTACAACTTTTACGTGTACCAATATGCGACCAGCTTCGCGGCATCCACAGCATTGGCTAAGCAGGTGCAAAAAGAGGGCCGTCCCGCGGTAGATCGCATCCGCGAGAAATTCCTGTCCGCAGGCAATTCTGCAGCTCCGATTGACGTATTGAAAGCGGCAGGTGTCGACGTATCAACATCTAAACCAATTGATGATGCGATGAATGTGTTCGCTGAAACACTGGATGAGCTAGAGAGGCTCGTCAATCAAAAATAA
- a CDS encoding APC family permease, whose protein sequence is MNASPTLKRSLTLKHVILFGLSFMAPVTVFATYGVAIEKTNGMIPTAYAIALFVMLLTAYSYGKLVQEYPTAGSSYTFTQKAINPHIGFLVGWAILLDYLFSPMISALLVGVFASSYFPAIPMPVWIVLFITVVTVVNIIGIKFAANFNTYMVIFQILFIVLFCLLSAKGLMEGKGTGELFSMLPFFSPDVQLSALLGVVPLLCFTFLGFDAVATLSEETNQPKTTLPKAIFLVPLIGGVLYILVTYLAQTVFPNIASFKDPESAAMDILFYVGGNFLTTFFLAVTLTAGFASAVASGGSAARILYAMGREHILPNKIFGYISPRFHTPVYNILIISAIALSSMFLDIVTATSFINFGALFAFVFVNLSVIAHYFIRKKKRSGRYVIAYLMIPLVGALITFLFLIKLDVHSLILGGSWLTLGFIYLLYLTKLFTQRPPEMDFEDSDPILSESDAS, encoded by the coding sequence ATGAATGCATCTCCCACGCTTAAACGTTCACTCACACTCAAGCATGTCATATTATTTGGGCTTTCCTTTATGGCCCCTGTAACCGTTTTCGCTACATACGGTGTGGCAATCGAAAAAACGAATGGCATGATTCCCACCGCTTATGCGATTGCCTTGTTTGTTATGTTGTTGACGGCGTACAGTTACGGAAAGCTTGTACAGGAATACCCAACAGCCGGCTCGTCTTATACGTTTACTCAAAAGGCTATAAATCCTCATATTGGGTTTCTCGTCGGTTGGGCGATTCTGCTTGATTACTTATTCAGCCCGATGATAAGCGCGTTGCTGGTGGGCGTTTTTGCCTCTTCCTATTTTCCAGCGATTCCTATGCCTGTGTGGATTGTATTGTTTATTACCGTAGTGACGGTCGTAAATATTATCGGAATTAAATTTGCGGCCAATTTTAATACATATATGGTAATTTTTCAGATTCTGTTTATCGTTTTGTTTTGCCTATTATCGGCAAAAGGCTTGATGGAAGGAAAAGGTACAGGTGAGCTTTTTTCTATGCTACCTTTTTTTAGCCCAGATGTTCAGCTATCTGCACTGCTAGGAGTTGTACCGCTTTTGTGTTTCACTTTTTTAGGATTCGATGCGGTAGCCACTCTATCAGAAGAAACGAACCAACCAAAAACGACGTTGCCGAAGGCGATTTTTCTGGTTCCCCTGATTGGTGGAGTTCTGTACATTCTCGTAACCTATCTTGCCCAGACTGTTTTTCCGAATATTGCATCATTCAAAGACCCGGAATCGGCAGCCATGGATATATTGTTTTACGTTGGTGGTAATTTTTTAACGACGTTTTTTCTTGCGGTGACATTGACGGCGGGCTTTGCCTCGGCGGTAGCATCTGGAGGAAGCGCAGCGAGAATCTTATACGCTATGGGGAGGGAGCATATTCTACCGAATAAAATTTTCGGTTATATCTCTCCCAGGTTCCATACGCCGGTCTATAACATCCTAATTATTTCTGCCATTGCGCTTTCCTCTATGTTTTTAGATATTGTCACAGCAACGTCGTTTATTAATTTCGGGGCGTTATTTGCCTTTGTGTTTGTCAATCTCTCCGTGATTGCGCACTATTTTATTAGAAAGAAAAAGCGTTCTGGAAGGTATGTCATCGCTTATCTGATGATTCCTCTGGTGGGAGCCTTGATTACGTTCCTGTTTTTGATCAAGCTTGATGTCCATTCTCTTATTCTGGGTGGCTCCTGGTTGACACTGGGCTTTATATATCTTTTGTATCTTACGAAGCTATTTACCCAACGACCACCTGAAATGGATTTTGAAGATTCCGATCCTATTCTTTCTGAATCGGACGCTTCATAA
- a CDS encoding APC family permease produces MLKEAKKHPQEQAGMNQGFTRTLTLLPLVILGLAYMAPMTVFSTFGVAAQTTHGAVPAAYVMALIAMLFTAYSYGRMVKIYPSAGSAYTYTQKTISPHLGFVVGWSVLMDYLFLPMINFLLAGAFLAAAFPVIPAWGWTLLFIMVITGVNVFGIRLAARVNAVLILFQLLVTIIFVSLAIRGLENGMGMGTLFSALPFYNPDVSYSFVLAGASILCLSFLGFDAVTTLSEETVEPKKNVPRAIFLIALIGGLLFTVVSYITQLVYPDFNSFKVVDSAAFEIAEYIGGSLFASLFLAGMITACVASGLSSQASAARLLFAMGRENVLPSRVFSYIHPRFRTPLNNVLLIGVFSLSALVMDLVTAASFVNFGALVAFTFVNVSVIFHYYIRERRRSPGGSVLYLLLPLIGAGFNMWLWSNLDKHSLTLGGIWVAAGIVYLLFLTKGFRQQPPQLHFDEAEERTGGANQNIS; encoded by the coding sequence ATGTTGAAAGAAGCTAAAAAACACCCTCAGGAACAAGCAGGAATGAATCAAGGATTTACTCGGACACTAACACTGCTGCCGCTCGTTATACTCGGACTTGCATACATGGCTCCAATGACCGTGTTCTCGACGTTTGGAGTAGCTGCCCAGACGACGCATGGTGCGGTACCAGCCGCCTATGTGATGGCACTTATTGCGATGCTATTCACCGCATATAGCTATGGCAGAATGGTTAAAATCTATCCTTCAGCTGGTTCAGCGTATACATACACCCAGAAGACGATCAGTCCGCATCTGGGATTTGTGGTGGGCTGGTCGGTGTTAATGGATTATTTGTTTTTACCGATGATTAACTTTTTGCTGGCTGGTGCATTTTTGGCTGCTGCATTCCCGGTTATACCGGCCTGGGGATGGACGCTCCTGTTTATCATGGTGATTACAGGTGTCAACGTATTTGGGATTAGGCTGGCGGCCCGGGTGAATGCGGTTTTGATTTTGTTTCAGCTCCTCGTTACGATCATTTTCGTATCGCTGGCGATCCGGGGTCTGGAGAATGGCATGGGAATGGGCACTTTATTTTCTGCGCTTCCATTCTACAATCCCGATGTATCGTATTCGTTCGTATTGGCTGGTGCATCGATTCTTTGCCTATCGTTTCTCGGGTTCGATGCGGTGACGACGCTGTCCGAGGAAACCGTAGAACCGAAGAAAAACGTACCGAGGGCGATTTTTCTTATCGCGCTCATCGGCGGATTACTGTTCACGGTTGTTTCCTATATTACGCAGCTCGTATATCCGGACTTCAACTCATTTAAAGTAGTCGATTCCGCAGCCTTTGAGATTGCCGAATATATCGGGGGTTCCCTGTTTGCTTCCTTATTTCTTGCAGGCATGATTACTGCATGTGTAGCGTCTGGATTGTCATCGCAAGCGAGCGCTGCTCGTCTGCTGTTTGCAATGGGAAGGGAGAACGTATTGCCTTCCCGGGTGTTTAGCTATATTCATCCGCGTTTTCGTACCCCGTTGAATAACGTGCTGCTGATAGGCGTGTTTTCTCTTTCAGCGCTTGTGATGGATTTGGTGACAGCCGCTTCTTTCGTTAACTTTGGTGCCCTGGTTGCCTTTACATTTGTTAATGTATCGGTGATTTTTCATTATTACATTCGTGAACGGCGGCGCAGTCCTGGCGGTTCCGTGCTTTATTTGTTGTTGCCGCTCATCGGTGCAGGCTTCAACATGTGGCTTTGGAGTAATCTGGACAAGCATTCACTGACCCTCGGTGGTATCTGGGTTGCCGCAGGGATTGTATATTTACTATTTTTAACAAAAGGATTTCGTCAGCAGCCGCCACAGCTTCACTTTGATGAGGCAGAAGAGCGAACAGGAGGAGCAAATCAGAATATTTCATAA
- a CDS encoding dynamin family protein → MFIPQSYFTQAEIHKWVKSQKTSPPQVAVRLHALLERFELTGDQVRAARCRDLLRKAEDTEFVIAFCGHFSAGKSTMINELMGDDLLPTNPIPTSANVVKVRTGPAHASVTFKEKGETAFPYPYDSKEIQAYCTDGDQVERVEITHPNDQLPSGVAILDTPGIDSTEDAHRVAAESMLHTADLVLYMTDYNHVQSRLNGEFIETLQKEMKPVWFLVNQIDKHVAFEVQFTEYMRKIVASFTAFGVGEANIFFTTVREMDHPHNDVPQLKERLAEAISEKGRRVTETVLTAAYLLVRDHLEWREAVRCKEINAHLTVLGTYDMADGARIEQELLAARKQEQALAEETERFEREFLSQLDRLFKNANLMPYHTRELARSFVESQQLSFRVGRLFSGRRTKEEQERRLVRFHREVCENAATYLDIHLKKMMLEHLEAYGIENETLRRSIYEMKVPITRNLLLNVLNKGALFSTEYVVRYASFVVEAIRELYSRAAKEKMEEALSDLKGNRQKKVDKLAAQCAELEKKRFAYRALTEAAAGQQRALEEMMNLLGGSEVDSQYSQQREENSESSRAFQSSEQEKRKTQPSIRVNIGRKQAKRQPSREKSEGDIRERSQLAVEALEQSAHLLQGLPGFHVTVQDLLSRARRMRKKQYTIALFGAFSAGKSSFANALLGDSVLPVSPHPTTAAINHVLPPTEEQPHGTVLVQFKREEQVLSDVNQALEIAECKVTTFAEMEALLDEHEQFVREQEERKAEQDRQAEQEQQEQPEADKKEEEKRDPLELLGREQLFFLEAVRTGLHRMNGRFGMELAVGMEELAPFVAAEEQSCFVERVLLYYDGPLTRQGVILIDTPGAGSMNARHTEVAFNHIKHADAVVFVTYYNHAFSRADREFLIQLGRVKEYFAKDKMFFIVNAADLAASEEEIDDVLEHVERNLLACGIRKARLYPVSSQIGMLAARHERHPLSGEEAALYCKLTGTATDNGPMAGADGRFFSGISLFEDDFRAFVARELVDAAAASAFEDIGRAMRMLDSWRTEAHVKEEARSRKQAHAWKAREEAKNVVSAFDTDIERGLMEQEIEELVYYVKQRVFYRYFDEFKLLFNVMTFMDEAEEMQTLLRRYTNEIIRFVAFDLAQEMRATSLRIEMFLGQTLAGIHRRAERELRTLDNGITLAVYEPPEFSTPSFAPGLYESNATMFADLLAPHKNRTTFFTEEGNLQLRDELEARLRGPVSEYVSACEQVLKEVYLPAFEQEIERLRIEWSKQVSEYFDGKLAALTASGDIKALDKVYKSLLNLYHTRESKNI, encoded by the coding sequence ATGTTTATACCTCAGTCTTATTTCACTCAAGCAGAAATCCATAAATGGGTGAAAAGCCAGAAGACTTCACCTCCTCAGGTTGCTGTGCGACTGCATGCATTGCTTGAGCGGTTTGAGTTGACCGGGGACCAAGTACGAGCCGCGCGATGCCGTGATCTGCTGCGCAAGGCAGAAGATACTGAATTCGTTATTGCATTCTGTGGTCATTTCTCGGCGGGAAAATCCACCATGATTAATGAGTTGATGGGTGATGACCTGCTGCCTACTAACCCTATCCCAACAAGCGCCAACGTCGTTAAAGTAAGAACCGGACCCGCACATGCATCTGTCACGTTTAAAGAAAAAGGAGAAACTGCGTTTCCGTATCCGTACGATAGCAAAGAAATTCAGGCATATTGTACAGACGGCGATCAGGTGGAGCGTGTGGAAATCACGCATCCGAACGACCAACTGCCATCAGGTGTTGCGATTCTTGATACACCGGGCATTGATTCGACGGAGGACGCACACCGCGTGGCAGCAGAATCGATGCTGCATACCGCGGATCTTGTGCTTTATATGACGGATTATAACCATGTACAGTCACGTTTAAATGGTGAATTTATTGAGACGCTGCAAAAGGAAATGAAGCCAGTATGGTTTCTGGTCAACCAGATTGACAAGCATGTGGCGTTTGAGGTGCAATTTACGGAGTATATGCGCAAAATCGTGGCGTCATTTACAGCGTTTGGGGTAGGAGAGGCGAATATTTTTTTTACAACAGTACGTGAGATGGATCATCCGCATAACGATGTACCACAATTGAAGGAACGCCTAGCTGAAGCGATTTCCGAAAAAGGGCGTCGTGTTACGGAAACGGTGCTGACAGCGGCATATTTGCTGGTGCGTGATCATCTGGAATGGCGAGAGGCGGTACGATGTAAGGAGATAAACGCTCATCTCACCGTCCTTGGTACGTATGATATGGCGGATGGCGCACGAATTGAACAGGAGCTGCTCGCCGCGCGAAAACAGGAGCAGGCGCTTGCCGAAGAGACAGAGCGGTTTGAACGTGAATTTCTTTCCCAACTGGATCGGCTGTTTAAGAATGCAAATCTCATGCCATATCATACGCGCGAGCTGGCACGCTCGTTCGTTGAATCGCAACAATTGAGCTTTCGCGTAGGACGTTTGTTTTCAGGGCGGCGTACGAAAGAAGAACAGGAGCGTCGCCTGGTTCGCTTCCATCGGGAGGTATGCGAGAATGCGGCCACATATCTCGATATTCATCTCAAGAAGATGATGCTTGAGCATCTGGAAGCATATGGCATCGAAAACGAGACGCTACGCCGGTCAATTTATGAGATGAAGGTACCGATTACACGGAATTTGCTGCTGAATGTGCTTAATAAAGGGGCTTTGTTTAGCACCGAATATGTCGTACGCTACGCTTCTTTTGTCGTGGAGGCCATACGGGAGCTATATTCCCGGGCGGCCAAAGAGAAAATGGAAGAGGCGCTAAGCGATTTGAAGGGAAACAGACAGAAAAAAGTCGATAAATTGGCCGCTCAGTGTGCAGAACTGGAGAAAAAACGTTTTGCATACCGAGCACTTACAGAAGCAGCAGCCGGACAGCAGCGTGCGTTAGAAGAAATGATGAATCTGTTGGGCGGCTCAGAAGTCGACTCGCAGTACTCACAACAAAGGGAGGAGAATAGCGAATCCTCGCGGGCATTCCAATCCTCAGAACAAGAAAAACGGAAGACACAGCCATCGATCCGAGTCAATATCGGACGTAAGCAGGCGAAGCGGCAGCCTTCCAGGGAAAAGAGCGAAGGAGATATTCGGGAACGGTCACAGCTTGCGGTGGAAGCGCTGGAACAAAGCGCGCACCTGTTGCAGGGGCTTCCCGGATTTCACGTCACGGTGCAGGATCTGCTGTCTCGTGCGCGGCGAATGCGCAAGAAGCAGTATACGATTGCACTGTTCGGGGCATTTAGCGCCGGTAAATCGTCGTTTGCTAATGCGCTATTAGGTGATAGTGTTCTTCCGGTCTCACCTCATCCGACAACAGCTGCAATTAATCATGTGCTGCCGCCGACTGAAGAACAGCCCCATGGTACGGTCCTTGTCCAATTTAAACGTGAGGAGCAGGTGTTAAGCGATGTAAATCAAGCGCTCGAAATCGCAGAATGTAAGGTGACTACGTTTGCTGAAATGGAAGCGCTGCTCGATGAGCATGAGCAGTTTGTGCGTGAACAAGAAGAAAGGAAAGCAGAGCAGGATCGTCAGGCAGAACAGGAGCAACAGGAACAACCAGAAGCAGACAAAAAGGAAGAAGAAAAGCGTGACCCGTTGGAACTTCTGGGGCGCGAGCAGTTGTTCTTTCTTGAAGCAGTGCGCACCGGCTTACACAGGATGAATGGCCGATTCGGCATGGAGCTGGCGGTTGGAATGGAGGAGCTGGCTCCTTTTGTTGCCGCAGAAGAGCAATCGTGTTTTGTGGAGCGTGTGTTGCTGTATTATGACGGACCCTTGACCCGGCAAGGTGTAATCCTTATCGACACGCCAGGCGCAGGCTCGATGAATGCGCGGCACACAGAAGTGGCGTTCAATCATATTAAGCATGCGGATGCTGTAGTGTTCGTTACGTATTACAACCACGCCTTTTCCCGTGCGGACCGTGAATTTCTCATTCAACTGGGGCGAGTTAAAGAGTACTTTGCAAAAGATAAAATGTTCTTTATCGTCAACGCCGCTGACCTCGCCGCTTCAGAAGAGGAAATCGATGACGTGCTTGAACATGTAGAACGCAACCTGCTGGCCTGCGGAATCCGCAAGGCTCGTCTCTATCCCGTGTCAAGTCAGATTGGAATGCTGGCAGCCCGGCATGAACGGCATCCGCTCTCGGGGGAAGAGGCCGCGCTATACTGCAAGCTGACCGGAACTGCAACCGATAACGGGCCGATGGCTGGAGCTGATGGCCGATTTTTTTCGGGAATTTCGCTGTTTGAAGATGATTTCCGTGCCTTTGTGGCAAGAGAGCTTGTAGATGCGGCAGCCGCGTCTGCCTTCGAAGATATCGGACGTGCGATGCGCATGCTGGATTCGTGGCGAACCGAGGCACATGTAAAGGAGGAAGCGAGAAGTCGGAAGCAGGCGCATGCCTGGAAGGCGCGAGAGGAAGCTAAAAACGTTGTATCCGCCTTTGATACAGACATTGAGCGTGGGTTGATGGAACAGGAAATCGAAGAGCTTGTGTATTATGTAAAGCAGCGGGTATTTTACCGGTACTTCGATGAATTTAAGCTGTTATTCAATGTGATGACCTTTATGGATGAGGCGGAAGAGATGCAGACGCTATTGCGCCGATATACGAACGAAATCATCCGGTTTGTAGCGTTCGATTTGGCACAGGAAATGCGGGCGACGTCACTTCGTATCGAGATGTTTTTAGGGCAAACGCTAGCGGGTATCCATCGTCGAGCAGAACGCGAATTACGAACGCTTGATAACGGTATAACGCTTGCCGTATATGAACCGCCCGAATTCTCGACGCCTTCGTTTGCTCCCGGGTTATATGAATCAAACGCCACCATGTTTGCAGATTTGCTGGCTCCGCACAAAAACCGTACAACATTTTTTACTGAAGAAGGCAACCTGCAATTGCGCGATGAACTGGAGGCGAGATTAAGGGGACCGGTCAGTGAATATGTATCTGCCTGTGAACAGGTGTTGAAAGAAGTGTATCTGCCAGCTTTTGAGCAGGAGATAGAGCGTTTACGTATAGAGTGGAGCAAACAAGTAAGTGAATATTTTGATGGGAAGCTGGCCGCGCTGACTGCGTCTGGGGATATAAAAGCATTGGATAAGGTGTATAAATCGTTGCTTAATCTATATCATACGAGAGAGAGTAAAAATATATAA
- a CDS encoding peroxiredoxin family protein: MKNIAAILVLLALIGGVLYGTLSGSKEADGTQPPSTSATSTSMNGQALPNSGEKTTTPQVEIGVKEGNKAPDFSLETLDGKTMRLSDLRGKTVIMNIWATWCPPCRKEIPDMVAFYEKAQKENIEILAVNLTETESSIPNVKRFVEGMKMNFPILLDKKSNVAHQYETTIIPSSFVIDSNGIIRKVVLGPMTKEKMQEVVKSAK, encoded by the coding sequence GTGAAAAATATTGCGGCTATTCTCGTACTCCTGGCGCTAATTGGCGGCGTACTGTACGGTACGTTGTCCGGCAGCAAAGAAGCCGACGGGACGCAGCCTCCTTCGACTTCCGCCACTTCTACCAGTATGAACGGGCAAGCGCTACCGAATTCCGGTGAAAAAACGACGACTCCTCAGGTGGAAATAGGCGTGAAAGAAGGAAATAAGGCACCGGATTTCTCGCTTGAAACGCTGGACGGCAAAACGATGCGCTTATCCGATTTGCGGGGCAAGACGGTCATCATGAATATATGGGCAACCTGGTGCCCGCCCTGTCGCAAAGAGATTCCAGACATGGTAGCATTCTATGAAAAAGCACAAAAAGAGAATATCGAAATTCTTGCGGTAAATTTGACCGAAACAGAGAGCAGTATCCCAAATGTGAAACGGTTTGTCGAAGGGATGAAGATGAATTTTCCAATTCTGCTCGATAAAAAATCGAATGTAGCCCATCAATATGAGACAACGATTATTCCGAGCAGTTTTGTCATCGATAGTAACGGAATCATCCGTAAGGTAGTACTTGGGCCGATGACAAAAGAAAAGATGCAAGAAGTTGTTAAAAGTGCTAAATAG